The following proteins are co-located in the Nitrospinota bacterium genome:
- a CDS encoding thioredoxin domain-containing protein yields MTKVTSLLLTVFLFLPAWAQADEKIRGTYEVVGDINKLKNINTIEMAEFFNYSCGHCYRFLETSKRLRSKFKDKLHHKKFPIYWGNQTAYPAMAFYIADELGVEEEFTQELFDTGFKLGVDIFQPKVIKFLARDFEIGKEMTEGMQSASIKKKTDRSLELAKQFKANETPTIIINDILKVAPSMSNGSVDEMTDNLELIFSDILKNNG; encoded by the coding sequence ATGACAAAGGTTACATCCCTTTTACTTACAGTTTTTTTATTCCTGCCTGCATGGGCTCAGGCTGATGAAAAAATTCGCGGGACCTATGAAGTCGTTGGAGACATCAACAAACTCAAAAATATTAACACCATTGAAATGGCGGAGTTCTTCAATTATTCCTGCGGGCATTGTTATCGGTTTCTGGAAACCTCTAAACGGCTGCGCTCAAAGTTCAAAGACAAATTACATCACAAAAAGTTTCCTATTTACTGGGGCAACCAGACCGCCTATCCAGCAATGGCATTTTATATTGCCGATGAACTGGGGGTTGAAGAAGAATTCACACAGGAACTTTTTGATACAGGTTTTAAATTGGGTGTCGATATTTTCCAACCCAAAGTTATAAAGTTCCTCGCTCGAGATTTTGAAATAGGTAAAGAGATGACCGAAGGCATGCAGTCTGCTTCCATTAAAAAGAAAACCGATCGCTCCCTGGAACTGGCCAAACAGTTCAAGGCCAATGAAACACCAACCATTATAATTAATGACATACTAAAAGTAGCACCCAGCATGTCAAATGGAAGTGTTGATGAAATGACAGACAACTTGGAATTAATATTTTCAGATATATTAAAAAATAATGGTTAG
- a CDS encoding ankyrin repeat domain-containing protein — protein sequence MKTTELPQKKNSEPSTLPPEPEAKPDKNKSTKKSFINSLKPSTLYKETAVIRKLERGDLTSVYDYLVQRGTPNAKTQDHYTLLMAATLHGHIEFVDGLLKLGADPNIPANDGFTALMRAILNDNLAIARILLKHGAKPNQQDDNGDTPLSIAQDSNNTRMSSLIIKYSQ from the coding sequence ATAAAGACAACCGAACTCCCTCAAAAGAAAAACTCTGAACCCTCTACCCTTCCACCTGAACCAGAAGCTAAACCTGACAAAAACAAATCAACCAAAAAGAGTTTTATTAACTCCTTAAAGCCCAGCACCCTCTATAAGGAAACAGCAGTTATCAGAAAACTGGAAAGAGGAGATTTGACCAGTGTCTATGACTATCTGGTTCAGCGGGGAACCCCCAATGCTAAAACCCAGGACCATTACACCCTTCTTATGGCTGCAACTCTTCACGGGCATATTGAATTCGTAGATGGCTTACTGAAACTTGGGGCAGACCCGAATATTCCTGCCAATGACGGCTTTACAGCATTAATGAGAGCTATCTTGAACGACAATTTGGCAATTGCCAGAATTTTATTGAAACACGGCGCCAAACCAAACCAGCAGGATGACAATGGTGATACACCGTTATCAATCGCGCAAGACTCAAATAACACCAGAATGAGTTCTTTAATAATAAAGTATTCGCAGTAG
- a CDS encoding S41 family peptidase, which yields MKNNILKNTLALFIVAFFILYLPQVNILGTINLKGTADAGFFSSDLEIFEEVVDLVSEKYVYPPDHKKLFSAAIEGMIKGADSDSVTLSKKTNINILRYKDKKTRYRLNYDRNHDWDELQKVYYFLHDNSKRTIEKKDLESSAIEGVMSSLDSYSQYMDKDTFNKSMRDTEGKYGGLGMVITMKDKKLYVVKTMGDSPAQRAGILADDSFVSVNGKEIVGMHIEELANLLRGYPDTKVTITLLRPADKRKRTYTLTREIILINTVEYKTLDNQIGYLKINSFSKQTEKQLMASLKMAEKDEVKAFILDVRENPGGLLTQSVKVASHFLFKGRMVVYTQGRDEDDYHEYRGLYKNSLHQVPVVVLINQYSASASEIVAGALRDSGKALIIGENSYGKGSVQTIFRLSDGSGLRLTTSKYYTPSGIDITEHGIVPEIRIINDVIKDEEHKADIEGPVQPSLTLKNSSLKKFFEKQGITLSREHDSTVELAHSILINTTVASKKRSMEKAREIAANIEY from the coding sequence ATGAAAAATAATATTTTAAAAAATACATTAGCTCTTTTTATTGTTGCCTTCTTCATCTTATATCTGCCGCAGGTCAATATCCTGGGCACGATTAACCTTAAAGGGACAGCTGACGCAGGCTTCTTCAGCAGTGACCTGGAAATTTTTGAAGAAGTTGTGGATTTAGTCTCAGAAAAATATGTCTACCCCCCTGACCACAAAAAACTGTTCTCTGCCGCGATCGAGGGCATGATAAAAGGTGCGGATTCAGACAGTGTTACACTCAGCAAAAAAACCAACATTAATATTCTGAGATATAAAGACAAGAAAACTCGATACAGGCTGAATTATGACAGAAACCACGATTGGGACGAGCTCCAGAAGGTGTACTATTTCCTCCACGACAATTCAAAAAGGACCATTGAAAAAAAAGATTTGGAAAGTTCAGCCATCGAAGGGGTCATGAGTTCGCTTGACAGCTATTCTCAATATATGGACAAAGACACCTTTAATAAATCCATGCGAGATACTGAAGGAAAGTATGGCGGGCTGGGAATGGTCATCACGATGAAAGATAAAAAGCTATACGTGGTAAAAACCATGGGTGATTCACCCGCACAAAGAGCTGGAATTCTCGCTGACGATTCATTCGTAAGCGTGAATGGCAAAGAAATCGTTGGAATGCATATTGAGGAGCTTGCCAACCTGCTAAGGGGCTATCCAGACACCAAAGTTACAATTACCCTTTTGCGGCCTGCTGACAAAAGAAAAAGAACTTACACCCTCACCCGTGAGATCATTTTAATAAATACGGTCGAATACAAAACCCTTGATAACCAGATAGGTTATTTAAAAATAAATAGCTTTTCCAAACAAACTGAAAAACAATTGATGGCCAGTTTGAAAATGGCTGAAAAAGATGAAGTCAAGGCATTCATCCTTGATGTTCGTGAAAACCCTGGTGGACTGCTTACCCAGTCGGTAAAAGTAGCCAGTCATTTTCTTTTCAAAGGCAGAATGGTTGTTTATACGCAGGGAAGAGACGAAGACGATTATCATGAGTACCGTGGTTTATATAAAAACAGCCTGCATCAGGTTCCCGTCGTTGTTCTCATCAATCAATACAGTGCCAGCGCATCAGAGATTGTAGCAGGCGCCTTGAGAGATTCGGGGAAAGCTCTGATCATCGGTGAAAACTCTTACGGCAAGGGGTCCGTTCAAACCATTTTCAGGTTAAGCGACGGCTCTGGACTGCGTCTCACTACCTCAAAGTATTACACTCCATCAGGAATCGACATCACCGAGCATGGTATAGTTCCTGAGATTCGTATTATCAACGACGTCATAAAAGATGAGGAACATAAAGCCGATATTGAAGGTCCTGTCCAACCTTCACTGACTTTAAAGAACTCCAGCCTCAAAAAGTTTTTCGAAAAGCAGGGCATCACATTGTCCCGAGAGCATGACTCAACAGTGGAACTGGCTCACAGCATACTTATTAACACAACAGTTGCCAGCAAAAAACGGTCTATGGAAAAGGCCCGTGAAATTGCTGCCAACATTGAATATTAG